A single region of the Massilia sp. erpn genome encodes:
- a CDS encoding type VI secretion system Vgr family protein, with translation MDHNNALFSFLAQEKELVTRNRPLRLRLAHSSGLMEDVLLPQRISGSEAVCGGVEYRVLCVSLNAHLPLKELIALPAAIDIVTDRGDVRSVCGIVSQASAGESDGGLASYQLVVRDALGILEKRINTRVFRQKSEVQIIRQIVEEWRQTNAVLAHAFRCESGEGFDEQRYPPREFTMQYNESDAAFIRRLMRRRGIAWHFRSLPDAQPVHALVMFDTPHALRRNAAGAVRYHRDAATEERDSITTWCAVRTIQPGSVARHSWNYRNLQPTFMQSTARSDVDQGPSGSTLCASLEDYQILPPHVGDNHDDLCSLGLLRMRRHDYESKCFHGQGSVRDFCAGEYFTLDEHPEIDTHAESERDFVVTALHLRAENNLPQALSARVAKLFAHQRWHADADGEAPFAASDATGPTRTRIHFTAVRLGTDIVPAYDPRNDLPHVRLQSAIVTGPKGEEVHCDALGRVKIRFPGMRQQDHTNGPGASGTDADSAWVRVVSSWAGDGMGSIGQCGSLSLPRAGSEVLVDFLGGDPDKPVIVGQLYNENARPPALSKGGGLPGNRYLSGLKSREIRQGRANQLRFDDTEGQISAQLASDHGDTQLNLGYLSGSREEGQARPRGEGAELRSSEAIALRAGKGLLLSTWPLPSADASQLQRQDYLALLTDSMELSQSLATAAAQRQAMAADGKAQQELNAVFKAWENGSNTTPQGAGGGKPAIGITAAEGIGFATSKTVITYAANIDSCSQKNTQLCAGQSLIANAGKGISLFTHSEGIKAIAQRGKLLLQSQHDDTELNSAKDVKFTSTEGKIIGMAKEIVLIAEDGSFIKIGGGITLGTQGTITHHGASFPFKGPSTMAASLPQFTDGGTEIKFQARYYPAKEGGVAAPGLHVDMNSSDGSGKKDRSDTGGRTTQLQSDDMHLASANVVRNK, from the coding sequence GTGGATCACAACAATGCCCTATTCAGTTTTCTGGCCCAGGAAAAGGAGCTGGTCACCCGCAACCGCCCCTTGCGGCTGCGGCTCGCGCATTCATCCGGCCTGATGGAGGACGTGCTGCTGCCGCAGCGCATCAGCGGCAGCGAAGCGGTGTGTGGCGGTGTCGAGTATCGCGTGCTGTGCGTCTCGCTGAACGCGCACCTGCCGCTGAAGGAGCTGATCGCACTGCCGGCCGCCATCGACATCGTTACCGACCGTGGCGACGTGCGCAGCGTATGCGGCATCGTCAGCCAAGCCAGTGCGGGCGAGAGCGACGGCGGCCTGGCCAGCTATCAGCTGGTGGTACGCGACGCGCTTGGCATTTTGGAAAAGCGCATCAACACCCGCGTGTTCCGCCAGAAGAGTGAGGTCCAGATCATCCGCCAGATCGTGGAAGAATGGCGCCAGACCAATGCCGTGCTGGCGCACGCCTTCCGCTGTGAAAGCGGTGAAGGCTTTGATGAACAGCGCTATCCGCCGCGTGAATTCACCATGCAATATAACGAGTCGGACGCCGCCTTCATCCGCCGGCTGATGCGGCGGCGCGGCATCGCCTGGCACTTCCGCTCCCTGCCGGATGCGCAACCGGTCCATGCGCTGGTGATGTTCGATACGCCGCATGCGCTGCGGAGAAATGCCGCCGGCGCCGTGCGCTACCACCGCGATGCGGCCACCGAGGAACGCGACAGCATCACCACCTGGTGCGCGGTGCGTACGATTCAGCCAGGCAGCGTGGCGCGTCATAGCTGGAACTACCGCAACCTGCAGCCCACCTTTATGCAGAGTACGGCGCGCAGCGATGTGGACCAAGGCCCATCCGGCAGCACGCTCTGCGCCAGCCTGGAGGACTACCAGATCCTGCCGCCGCACGTGGGAGACAACCACGACGATCTATGCAGCCTGGGACTGCTGCGCATGCGCCGCCACGACTACGAATCCAAATGCTTCCACGGTCAGGGCAGTGTGCGCGATTTCTGCGCCGGCGAATATTTCACGCTGGATGAACATCCCGAAATCGACACGCATGCCGAATCCGAACGCGACTTCGTGGTGACGGCCCTGCATCTGCGCGCGGAGAACAATTTGCCGCAAGCCTTGTCCGCGCGCGTAGCCAAACTGTTTGCGCACCAGCGCTGGCATGCCGATGCGGATGGTGAAGCTCCGTTCGCAGCAAGCGATGCAACTGGCCCGACCCGCACGCGCATCCACTTCACGGCAGTGCGACTAGGAACCGATATCGTACCGGCCTACGATCCGCGCAACGACCTGCCGCATGTTCGGCTGCAAAGCGCGATTGTCACCGGACCCAAAGGAGAGGAGGTGCATTGCGACGCGCTGGGGCGGGTGAAGATCCGCTTTCCTGGCATGCGTCAGCAGGATCATACGAATGGCCCCGGCGCCAGCGGGACGGATGCCGATTCCGCCTGGGTGCGTGTGGTCAGCAGTTGGGCAGGCGATGGCATGGGCAGCATCGGCCAATGCGGCAGCCTGAGTTTGCCGCGCGCGGGCAGCGAAGTACTGGTCGATTTTCTGGGAGGCGATCCCGATAAGCCGGTGATCGTCGGGCAACTCTACAACGAAAATGCGCGCCCGCCGGCACTGAGCAAAGGCGGCGGCCTGCCCGGCAACCGCTACCTGTCTGGTCTGAAGAGCCGCGAGATCCGCCAAGGCCGCGCCAACCAGCTGCGTTTCGATGATACCGAAGGCCAGATCAGCGCGCAGCTCGCCAGCGACCATGGCGACACCCAGCTCAATCTGGGCTATCTGAGCGGCTCAAGGGAGGAAGGCCAAGCCAGGCCGCGCGGCGAGGGCGCGGAACTGCGCAGCAGCGAAGCGATTGCACTGCGTGCCGGCAAAGGACTGCTGCTCTCGACCTGGCCGCTGCCCTCGGCCGACGCCAGCCAATTGCAGCGTCAGGATTATCTGGCCCTGCTGACAGACAGCATGGAACTCAGCCAAAGCCTCGCCACCGCCGCCGCGCAAAGACAGGCGATGGCAGCCGATGGCAAGGCGCAGCAGGAACTAAACGCAGTATTCAAGGCCTGGGAAAACGGCAGCAACACCACGCCGCAGGGTGCCGGCGGCGGCAAACCAGCCATCGGCATAACGGCAGCGGAAGGTATCGGCTTCGCCACGTCAAAGACCGTGATCACCTACGCCGCCAATATCGACAGCTGCTCGCAGAAGAACACGCAGCTCTGCGCCGGACAAAGCCTGATCGCCAATGCCGGCAAAGGCATTTCGCTGTTCACCCACAGCGAAGGCATCAAAGCCATCGCCCAGCGCGGCAAGCTGCTGCTGCAAAGCCAGCATGACGATACGGAGCTGAATTCCGCCAAGGACGTGAAGTTCACTTCCACCGAAGGGAAGATCATCGGTATGGCGAAAGAAATCGTACTGATCGCGGAAGACGGTTCCTTCATCAAGATCGGCGGCGGCATCACGCTCGGCACGCAAGGCACGATCACGCATCACGGCGCCAGCTTCCCCTTCAAAGGCCCATCGACCATGGCGGCATCGCTGCCTCAATTCACCGATGGCGGAACGGAAATCAAGTTCCAGGCCCGTTACTATCCGGCGAAGGAGGGCGGGGTTGCCGCGCCAGGCCTTCATGTGGATATGAACAGCAGCGATGGCAGCGGCAAGAAGGACCGTAGCGATACTGGAGGCAGGACCACGCAGCTGCAAAGCGACGATATGCACCTGGCATCCGCCAACGTCGTTCGAAACAAATAG